From the Acinetobacter wanghuae genome, one window contains:
- a CDS encoding LeoA/HP0731 family dynamin-like GTPase, with translation MEQFKQYNIQKDDVIYQLSQLKKLVEQLEDVGIDSTDVLNKIENSISSVRDDTLRIALLGAFSDGKTSVIAGWLGHVMDDMKIDSDESSNELAIYKPNHLPEKCEIVDTPGLFGDKQQLDGNGNLIQYSDITRKYISEAHLIFYVVDAVNPLKESHKDTVKWVLRDLNKLSSTVFVINKMDEVADLRDEDEFAHHAAIKKDNLLEKLKRFVDLTAAECEAINIVCLASNPNGRGLDFWLEKRDVYEKRSRIGNLKKLTNQILTNNTKKDLINKTGIDVVKDILVQNLTMAQSQYSSIDAYISNTYQEIQVITNDLAKARRAFIDAKFDLVTDLQLSEKSLLGAIYVLTPEDLKIFVDGEIGYSNNDVGYKLRQNIELVCQKHFNYAAGILQDLTIKVEHQLYQSEQYANSLSKAAFSSSSFALKQLGKMPVNTIKTTVFTARDLLSSMTGLSLKFKPWGAVNLATNIGKWAGPIGIGISIFSQIHEQYQKQKVEQEFNEAKNQINSLVMEHFKTVYDLLSNDKDAIANFAPQLGVFQQLLDQQKQDLEDLQIRKAKLIKISEDFKKIGSSQLISAQFEKAV, from the coding sequence ATGGAACAATTTAAACAATACAATATCCAAAAAGATGATGTGATCTATCAACTTAGCCAGTTAAAAAAATTAGTAGAGCAGCTAGAGGATGTTGGAATTGATTCAACTGATGTATTAAATAAAATTGAAAACTCTATATCTAGCGTAAGGGATGATACGCTTAGAATTGCATTGCTAGGTGCATTTTCTGATGGAAAAACGAGTGTAATTGCAGGTTGGCTGGGCCATGTGATGGATGACATGAAGATCGACAGTGATGAGTCTTCTAATGAGTTAGCAATTTATAAACCAAATCATTTACCTGAAAAATGTGAAATTGTTGATACGCCAGGATTGTTTGGTGATAAGCAACAATTAGATGGGAACGGAAATCTAATTCAATATAGTGATATCACACGAAAGTATATTTCCGAAGCTCATCTAATTTTTTATGTAGTTGATGCGGTGAATCCTCTAAAAGAGAGTCATAAAGATACTGTTAAATGGGTCTTGAGAGATCTAAATAAATTATCCTCCACTGTATTTGTGATCAATAAAATGGATGAGGTTGCAGATTTGAGAGATGAAGATGAATTTGCTCATCATGCTGCTATCAAAAAAGATAATCTACTAGAAAAATTGAAACGTTTTGTTGATCTTACTGCTGCTGAATGTGAAGCAATAAATATTGTGTGTTTGGCATCAAATCCAAATGGGCGAGGTTTAGATTTTTGGCTTGAAAAAAGAGATGTTTATGAAAAACGTTCAAGAATAGGTAATCTAAAAAAATTAACTAATCAGATTCTTACTAATAATACTAAGAAAGATTTAATTAATAAGACAGGAATAGATGTTGTTAAGGATATATTAGTACAAAATTTAACAATGGCACAATCACAATATTCCTCTATCGATGCGTATATAAGTAATACATATCAAGAAATTCAAGTAATAACAAATGATTTAGCTAAGGCTAGAAGAGCTTTTATAGATGCCAAGTTTGATTTGGTCACAGACTTACAATTGAGTGAAAAAAGTTTATTGGGAGCTATTTATGTATTAACACCTGAAGATTTAAAAATCTTTGTTGATGGGGAAATTGGTTATTCAAATAATGATGTGGGCTATAAACTTAGACAGAATATTGAATTAGTTTGCCAAAAACATTTTAATTACGCTGCTGGTATTCTTCAGGATTTGACTATTAAGGTTGAGCATCAGTTATATCAATCTGAACAATACGCAAACTCATTATCTAAAGCTGCTTTTAGCTCTTCTAGCTTTGCATTAAAGCAACTCGGTAAAATGCCTGTAAATACTATTAAAACAACTGTTTTTACTGCCCGGGATCTTCTCAGTAGTATGACTGGTTTATCTTTGAAATTTAAACCTTGGGGAGCAGTAAATTTAGCTACCAATATTGGAAAATGGGCTGGGCCAATTGGAATAGGTATTTCAATATTTTCACAAATTCATGAGCAATATCAAAAACAGAAAGTTGAACAAGAGTTCAATGAAGCTAAAAACCAAATTAACTCTCTAGTAATGGAACATTTTAAAACGGTATACGACTTGTTAAGTAATGATAAAGATGCAATTGCTAATTTTGCTCCTCAATTAGGTGTTTTTCAGCAACTTCTTGACCAACAAAAACAAGATCTTGAAGATTTACAGATACGTAAAGCCAAACTAATTAAGATCTCCGAAGATTTTAAGAAAATTGGTTCTAGTCAACTAATCTCAGCTCAGTTTGAAAAAGCAGTATGA
- a CDS encoding type I restriction endonuclease subunit R, with the protein MTAQSEQQLENELIAQLESLGFSRVIIKDEVQLLANLKSQLEKANRLSPLSDTEWKQVISFLNNGTVFERAKKLRDQFPIKFDDGTSKHIYFLSDDPNKNSYQVTNQITVDHRDHNGRTSRFDVTLLVNGLPVVQIELKKRGMEIAEAFNQTQRYTREAYWAGQGLFRFIQLFIISNGANTRYYSNGTKHIDFTFPWADIKNQHINEVVDFADVFLNKQHLTKMLTQFMVIHETSKELMVLRPYQIYAVEKIVEQVRNTKQNGYIWHTTGSGKTLTSFKASQIIMQMPDVEKVLFVVDRNDLDTQTAREFNAFKAESVDSTDNTSTLVNQLDQRHDKLIVTTIQKLNKAISTDRYLEYIDYLKEKKVVFIFDECHRSQFGETHQNIKKFFKNAQMFGFTGTPIFEENSLSKAGLKLTTDYLFNECLHKYVIVDAIRDRNVLQFQIDYRGKYTAKGMQTNDQYDEDVEGIDTKELYDNPQRLEMIARYIVNTHDKKTKDREFTAMFCVSSVDTLTQYYELFEKVQAEKKIEDEEQGRLFKPLTIATIFSYSANEAVPVEGQNGLIDEESADIPSQVNQSSRDKLDRYISQYNEHFGTNFNSGDRFYAYYRDIADRVKKKQIDILLVVNMFLTGFDSKPLNTLYVDKNLKYHGLIQAFSRTNRVFNDKKPFGNIVCFRNLKRATDEALALFSNKDAKKIVLVPSFDEIKNDYENAVAKLLALTPDYKSVDTLITEEAQLEFIKAFREVMRYNAQLQTFVDYDQDVTALDKQHFANFASKYSDLCREVRKTTKKEKVSVLDDVDFQLDLLHSDRINVGYILNLLQMMVNADTDEKRQKYKAQIHDLIGGDVTLHDKQELINKFIEENMPKMLNGQSVKDAFAEYWDVQKEQAYQHLCEQENLKPEVMKTVLDNYEFTKRLPRKEELKDLPNFKVKLFERENVFNQLWDKTRKFIQTFYTGL; encoded by the coding sequence ATGACAGCACAAAGTGAACAACAACTTGAAAATGAACTCATAGCACAACTAGAAAGCTTAGGGTTTAGCAGAGTCATTATTAAGGATGAAGTTCAGCTATTGGCTAATCTCAAATCCCAACTTGAAAAAGCGAATAGACTCTCACCACTTTCTGACACTGAGTGGAAACAAGTCATTAGCTTCCTAAATAACGGCACAGTATTTGAACGTGCTAAAAAGCTTCGTGATCAATTTCCTATTAAATTTGATGATGGCACAAGCAAGCATATTTATTTCTTATCGGATGATCCAAATAAGAACAGTTATCAAGTCACCAATCAAATTACTGTAGACCATCGTGACCATAATGGTCGTACCAGTCGCTTTGATGTCACGCTCTTGGTCAATGGCTTGCCAGTCGTACAAATCGAGCTGAAAAAGCGAGGCATGGAGATTGCTGAAGCATTTAATCAGACTCAAAGATATACCAGAGAAGCCTATTGGGCAGGACAGGGCTTATTCCGCTTTATTCAGCTTTTTATCATCAGCAACGGCGCAAATACTCGCTACTATTCGAATGGCACAAAACACATTGATTTCACCTTCCCATGGGCGGATATCAAGAACCAACATATCAATGAAGTGGTCGACTTTGCTGACGTATTTCTAAATAAACAGCATCTCACCAAAATGCTGACACAGTTTATGGTGATCCATGAGACTTCAAAAGAACTCATGGTTTTACGTCCATATCAAATTTACGCCGTAGAGAAGATTGTAGAGCAGGTTAGAAATACCAAGCAGAATGGCTATATTTGGCATACGACTGGTTCAGGTAAAACGCTGACTTCATTTAAAGCCAGTCAAATCATCATGCAGATGCCTGATGTCGAGAAAGTTCTATTTGTCGTAGACCGTAATGATTTAGACACGCAAACCGCAAGAGAATTTAATGCCTTTAAAGCCGAAAGTGTAGATAGCACCGATAATACCTCTACCTTAGTGAATCAGCTCGATCAGCGTCACGATAAGCTCATTGTGACTACGATTCAAAAGCTGAATAAGGCAATTAGTACAGACCGCTACTTGGAATATATTGATTACCTGAAAGAGAAAAAAGTCGTTTTTATTTTTGATGAATGCCATCGTAGTCAGTTTGGTGAAACCCATCAGAACATTAAAAAATTCTTTAAAAATGCTCAGATGTTTGGCTTCACAGGAACACCAATCTTTGAAGAAAATAGCTTATCGAAAGCAGGCTTAAAACTCACAACAGACTACTTGTTTAATGAGTGCCTACATAAGTATGTGATTGTTGATGCGATTCGTGACCGTAACGTGTTGCAGTTCCAGATTGATTATCGTGGCAAGTACACGGCGAAAGGTATGCAGACCAATGATCAATACGATGAAGATGTAGAAGGTATTGATACCAAAGAGCTGTATGACAATCCTCAACGCTTGGAAATGATTGCTCGTTATATCGTGAATACACACGACAAGAAAACCAAAGATCGTGAATTTACGGCAATGTTCTGTGTCAGCTCCGTAGATACTTTGACTCAATACTATGAGTTATTTGAAAAAGTCCAAGCTGAAAAGAAAATTGAGGATGAAGAGCAAGGTCGATTATTTAAGCCTTTAACCATTGCAACGATCTTTTCATATTCAGCCAATGAAGCTGTACCTGTAGAGGGGCAGAATGGGCTGATTGATGAAGAGAGTGCTGATATCCCATCACAGGTGAATCAATCGAGCAGAGACAAGCTAGATCGCTATATCAGTCAGTACAATGAGCATTTTGGCACAAACTTTAACTCTGGTGATCGTTTCTATGCGTATTACCGTGATATTGCTGACCGAGTGAAGAAAAAGCAGATTGATATTTTGCTTGTAGTTAATATGTTCTTAACAGGCTTTGACTCAAAACCGTTGAATACGCTGTATGTAGACAAGAACCTTAAATACCATGGGCTGATTCAGGCTTTTTCACGTACCAATCGAGTATTCAATGATAAGAAACCTTTTGGCAATATCGTGTGTTTCCGTAATCTAAAACGAGCAACGGATGAAGCATTGGCACTTTTTTCAAATAAAGATGCCAAGAAAATTGTCCTTGTGCCGAGCTTTGATGAAATCAAAAATGATTATGAGAATGCTGTCGCTAAGCTATTGGCTTTGACACCAGACTATAAGTCGGTTGATACGCTGATCACAGAAGAAGCTCAATTAGAGTTTATTAAGGCATTCCGTGAGGTAATGCGTTACAACGCTCAGCTACAGACTTTTGTGGATTATGACCAAGATGTTACGGCGTTAGATAAACAGCATTTTGCAAATTTTGCATCCAAGTATAGTGATCTATGCCGTGAGGTGAGAAAGACCACCAAAAAAGAAAAAGTCTCTGTATTAGATGATGTCGATTTCCAACTTGATTTATTGCACAGTGATCGTATCAATGTGGGCTATATCCTGAATCTGCTCCAGATGATGGTCAATGCTGATACGGATGAAAAACGTCAGAAGTATAAAGCTCAAATCCATGATCTTATTGGTGGGGACGTAACTCTACATGACAAGCAAGAACTGATTAATAAGTTCATCGAGGAAAACATGCCAAAAATGCTCAATGGGCAAAGTGTCAAAGATGCCTTTGCAGAGTATTGGGATGTGCAGAAGGAACAGGCATACCAGCATTTGTGTGAACAAGAAAATCTAAAGCCTGAAGTAATGAAAACAGTTTTGGATAATTATGAGTTCACTAAGCGTTTACCGAGAAAAGAAGAACTTAAAGACTTGCCAAACTTTAAAGTGAAGCTGTTTGAACGTGAAAATGTCTTTAACCAACTGTGGGATAAGACAAGAAAGTTTATTCAGACTTTTTATACGGGGCTTTGA
- a CDS encoding GYF domain-containing protein, translated as MTNLNNDRWFYLDKKHETLGNFNSQQLLELYQRKILTNRSYVWKEGFEDWKRFKDVRPSIQNQELKIIEQQVQIESVTKESDLNSSKLSNSKIVEKQELNNIDYTAPYRVNWISENHKQNVTSLTQQIAESLALQKRLESFRLSPNKPDGLIIGTGEADFTKDNVPYEFTYQNKTFQLIDVPGIEGNEGRYEQFVKEAVEKAHLVIYVNGTNKKPEELTARKIKSYLNQYAKIYAVCNLRGKADKYDSEIDELVSLKHSHKEMDDVYNQTLIVLNQAVGADLIDGGTCVQGLMAFSSLAYDQSEEETTISSSRKDLIATQKSFMRDFPSLEKMKEFSQIDELEQKIISKFSTFEEDIIESNKNKIVRKIEQIKAVIQEQLNDHLKLQTKIKKELDVGRDSINRALNDFESKLSNKSNNAVSSAFINIADEGCLIIEKYFGNQEQISSNIEDIVDYATHNLFKELEKIKTEESQYFQDNLQEIIQRIGRSIEQVQINSELEYSQDQDLSIKFSSASTFDVKTIGKGLIEIGSMAALGASIGTVFPVIGNIVGGLLGGLLGLIKAGLDFFRSEKSKINKAQSKFRGNVENEQSGFKSKLRDTLSETTSSVRDYVDVNIIKKIYIEYEKMCDIERILNEQINKLSNLSNQIKGKGYGTI; from the coding sequence ATGACAAATCTGAATAATGATAGATGGTTCTATTTAGATAAAAAACATGAAACTTTAGGTAATTTTAATTCACAACAATTATTAGAGTTATATCAAAGAAAAATTCTTACAAATCGCAGTTATGTTTGGAAAGAAGGTTTTGAAGACTGGAAAAGATTTAAAGATGTACGCCCATCAATTCAGAATCAAGAATTAAAGATTATAGAACAACAGGTTCAAATTGAATCAGTAACTAAAGAAAGTGATTTAAATAGTTCTAAATTAAGCAATTCTAAAATTGTGGAAAAGCAAGAATTAAATAATATCGATTATACAGCTCCATATCGCGTGAATTGGATATCTGAAAATCATAAACAGAATGTAACAAGTTTGACACAGCAAATCGCTGAAAGTTTAGCTTTACAAAAGAGGTTAGAAAGTTTTCGATTATCACCAAATAAACCAGATGGGTTGATTATAGGTACTGGTGAAGCTGACTTTACCAAGGATAACGTTCCTTATGAGTTTACTTATCAAAATAAAACATTCCAGTTGATTGATGTTCCTGGTATTGAAGGAAATGAAGGACGGTATGAGCAGTTTGTAAAAGAAGCAGTAGAAAAAGCTCATTTAGTAATTTATGTAAACGGGACTAATAAGAAGCCTGAAGAACTTACTGCTCGTAAAATCAAAAGTTATCTGAATCAATATGCAAAAATATATGCAGTTTGTAATTTGCGTGGTAAAGCCGATAAATATGATTCAGAAATAGATGAACTAGTTTCATTAAAACATAGCCATAAAGAAATGGATGATGTTTACAATCAGACTTTAATTGTATTAAATCAAGCTGTAGGAGCCGATTTGATAGACGGAGGTACGTGTGTTCAGGGCTTAATGGCATTCTCTTCATTAGCTTACGATCAGAGTGAAGAAGAAACTACAATTTCATCTAGTCGTAAAGATTTAATTGCAACACAAAAGTCATTTATGCGTGACTTTCCTTCATTAGAAAAAATGAAAGAATTTAGTCAAATAGATGAGTTAGAGCAAAAAATAATTTCAAAATTTTCTACGTTTGAAGAGGATATTATTGAAAGTAATAAAAATAAAATCGTTAGAAAAATAGAACAAATTAAAGCTGTTATTCAAGAACAACTAAACGATCATCTGAAATTGCAAACAAAGATTAAGAAGGAGCTTGACGTTGGTCGAGATTCAATTAATCGAGCTTTAAACGATTTTGAAAGTAAGTTATCGAATAAATCTAATAATGCAGTGAGTTCGGCTTTTATTAATATTGCAGATGAAGGATGTTTGATAATTGAAAAATACTTTGGTAACCAAGAACAAATATCTTCAAATATTGAAGATATAGTAGATTATGCAACTCACAATCTTTTCAAAGAATTAGAGAAAATTAAGACAGAAGAAAGTCAGTATTTTCAAGATAATCTACAAGAGATAATACAGAGAATTGGGCGAAGTATTGAACAAGTTCAAATTAATAGTGAATTGGAATATTCTCAAGATCAAGATTTATCAATAAAGTTTTCAAGTGCATCCACGTTTGATGTAAAAACCATAGGAAAAGGCTTAATTGAAATTGGTAGCATGGCGGCATTAGGTGCAAGTATTGGAACAGTATTCCCCGTAATAGGAAATATAGTTGGTGGACTACTAGGTGGATTGCTTGGATTAATTAAAGCCGGCCTAGATTTCTTTCGTAGTGAAAAATCAAAAATTAATAAAGCACAAAGTAAATTTAGGGGAAATGTTGAAAATGAACAATCGGGATTTAAATCCAAGTTGCGAGATACACTGAGTGAAACGACAAGTTCCGTTAGAGATTATGTGGATGTCAACATTATTAAAAAAATCTACATTGAATATGAAAAAATGTGTGATATTGAACGTATTTTGAATGAACAAATAAATAAACTATCGAATTTAAGTAATCAAATTAAGGGGAAGGGTTATGGAACAATTTAA
- a CDS encoding kinetochore Spc7 family protein yields the protein MSIAKQEIVSLYNEVKDSVNHAINDISSISLSSEEEQKHILQIKDKLSEISQSFNKEIDSLEKNSEWEKFTIAFFGETNAGKSTIIESLRIIFKEKERQKHIENGQASLDELEKTFSENSGALIADLNTSLQNYTNEIRNIERQITLIKKESNSSFNNKIFAAAGIFLGIILTLIYQAVI from the coding sequence ATGTCAATTGCAAAGCAAGAAATTGTTAGCCTATATAACGAAGTAAAAGATAGTGTGAATCATGCAATCAATGATATTAGTTCAATATCTTTATCAAGTGAGGAGGAGCAGAAACATATCTTACAAATCAAAGATAAATTAAGTGAAATTAGTCAAAGCTTCAATAAAGAGATTGATAGTCTAGAAAAGAACTCAGAATGGGAAAAATTTACTATTGCCTTTTTTGGGGAGACAAATGCTGGAAAAAGTACGATCATTGAGTCCTTGAGGATTATTTTTAAAGAAAAAGAACGCCAAAAACACATTGAAAATGGTCAAGCTTCATTAGATGAGTTGGAAAAAACGTTTTCTGAAAATTCGGGTGCTTTAATTGCAGACTTGAATACAAGTCTGCAAAATTATACGAATGAAATACGAAATATTGAAAGACAAATTACCTTAATCAAAAAAGAAAGTAATTCTTCATTTAATAATAAGATATTTGCTGCAGCTGGGATATTCTTGGGAATCATCCTAACACTGATCTATCAGGCAGTGATTTAG
- a CDS encoding Fic family protein translates to MFESIDDLKTKLDQHRPLSPAIVKNLQEDLILRWTYHSNAIEGNTLTLLETKVVLEGITVGGKALREHFEAVNHRNAIYYVEDIIRKEEPFSEWQIRNIHQLILKNIDDENAGRYRQQNVLISGATTTPPDYTLLNDKMAQLINWYNTEAHKLHPIERAAKVHADFVGIHPFIDGNGRTSRLLMNLELLKAGYPPCVITVENRLAYYEALDQWMAYGKTDAFIQLVSEAVLAGFKPYQVVLAI, encoded by the coding sequence ATGTTTGAAAGTATTGATGATTTGAAAACAAAGTTAGATCAGCATCGCCCTCTTTCACCTGCAATTGTAAAAAATCTACAAGAAGACCTTATTCTACGTTGGACATATCACTCAAATGCGATCGAAGGCAATACACTTACCTTACTTGAAACAAAAGTTGTCCTAGAAGGTATCACTGTCGGTGGCAAAGCATTACGAGAACATTTTGAGGCGGTCAACCATAGAAATGCTATCTACTATGTTGAAGATATTATTCGAAAAGAAGAACCTTTCTCTGAATGGCAGATTCGAAATATTCACCAACTCATTCTAAAAAATATTGATGATGAAAATGCAGGTCGCTATCGTCAACAAAATGTTTTAATTTCAGGTGCTACAACTACGCCACCAGACTATACGCTGCTAAATGACAAGATGGCCCAGTTAATCAATTGGTATAACACGGAAGCACATAAGCTTCATCCTATAGAACGTGCTGCTAAAGTACATGCGGATTTTGTAGGTATCCATCCATTCATTGATGGCAATGGACGTACATCACGTCTATTAATGAATCTCGAATTACTTAAAGCGGGTTATCCACCATGTGTTATCACTGTTGAAAATCGCTTGGCCTACTATGAAGCTTTAGATCAATGGATGGCTTATGGCAAAACTGATGCTTTTATTCAATTGGTTTCCGAAGCTGTATTAGCAGGGTTTAAACCGTATCAGGTTGTATTAGCTATTTAG